A genomic region of Miscanthus floridulus cultivar M001 chromosome 3, ASM1932011v1, whole genome shotgun sequence contains the following coding sequences:
- the LOC136542308 gene encoding uncharacterized protein isoform X2 encodes MGGCIGNLSRSQSLPDSKLKRPLRKKSQDSSTGNRRRWQSGLEAMEKNVSISVSLEGNISSIPNSIVNDSKTSMENGVDTSFINHAAEAWAEMRRQWVGHQVEVPRKSPREPVISWSTTYDDLLSTSERFPQRIPLSEMVDFLVDIWHEEGLYD; translated from the exons ATGGG TGGCTGTATTGGTAATTTAAGCAGATCTCAGTCACTTCCAGATTCTAAACTGAAACGACCCTTAAGAAAGAAATCCCAGGATTCATCTACTGGAAACAGAAGACGATGGCAATCGGGTCTAGAAGCAATGGAGAAGAATGTTAGCATATCAGTTTCTCTTGAGGGGAATATCTCGTCTATTCCCAACTCGATAGTCAACGATTCTAAAACGTCAATGGAAAACGGGGTAGATACATCATTTATCAACCATG CTGCTGAAGCATGGGCTGAGATGAGAAGACAGTGGGTTGGACATCAGGTAGAAGTTCCAAGAAAGTCCCCTCGAGAGCCAGTGATAAG TTGGTCCACAACATATGATGATCTCTTGTCGACAAGTGAGCGTTTTCCACAGCGAATCCCACTATCT GAGATGGTCGATTTTTTGGTCGACATATGGCACGAAGAAGGGCTCTATGATTAG
- the LOC136542308 gene encoding uncharacterized protein isoform X1 → MTFSLSLYGSSGCIGNLSRSQSLPDSKLKRPLRKKSQDSSTGNRRRWQSGLEAMEKNVSISVSLEGNISSIPNSIVNDSKTSMENGVDTSFINHAAEAWAEMRRQWVGHQVEVPRKSPREPVISWSTTYDDLLSTSERFPQRIPLSEMVDFLVDIWHEEGLYD, encoded by the exons ATGACATTCTCTTTGAGCTTATATGGG AGCAGTGGCTGTATTGGTAATTTAAGCAGATCTCAGTCACTTCCAGATTCTAAACTGAAACGACCCTTAAGAAAGAAATCCCAGGATTCATCTACTGGAAACAGAAGACGATGGCAATCGGGTCTAGAAGCAATGGAGAAGAATGTTAGCATATCAGTTTCTCTTGAGGGGAATATCTCGTCTATTCCCAACTCGATAGTCAACGATTCTAAAACGTCAATGGAAAACGGGGTAGATACATCATTTATCAACCATG CTGCTGAAGCATGGGCTGAGATGAGAAGACAGTGGGTTGGACATCAGGTAGAAGTTCCAAGAAAGTCCCCTCGAGAGCCAGTGATAAG TTGGTCCACAACATATGATGATCTCTTGTCGACAAGTGAGCGTTTTCCACAGCGAATCCCACTATCT GAGATGGTCGATTTTTTGGTCGACATATGGCACGAAGAAGGGCTCTATGATTAG